One region of Falsirhodobacter algicola genomic DNA includes:
- the ugpE gene encoding sn-glycerol-3-phosphate ABC transporter permease UgpE: MHRTRPLDHIVLILGALFLVLPVLVAFTTSTHTAADIHIHGLQILPGANFAETYGTVLTQRGGFTGQVTGARMLMNSMILGIGFAVGKIVLSMLAAYALVYFRFRAATFMFWVIFTTLLLPLEVRIMPTYGVMSDLGLLNSYTGLIVPLLASATGTFYFRQFFKSIPDELLEAARIDGAGPIRFFIDVIVPLSRTMIAAIFIIMFVYGWNQYLWPMLMTTDERFFTLMRGIKSILQVWVGSQIPDYNQALALAVLAILPPVAVVVIFQRWFIKGLTESDK, encoded by the coding sequence ATGCATCGCACCCGACCCCTCGATCATATCGTCCTGATCCTCGGCGCGCTGTTTCTGGTGCTGCCGGTGCTCGTGGCCTTCACCACCTCCACCCATACGGCGGCGGACATCCACATCCACGGCCTTCAGATCCTGCCGGGCGCCAATTTCGCCGAGACCTACGGCACCGTGCTGACGCAGCGCGGCGGCTTCACCGGGCAGGTGACGGGGGCGCGGATGCTGATGAACTCCATGATCCTCGGCATCGGATTCGCGGTGGGCAAGATCGTGCTGTCGATGCTGGCGGCCTATGCGCTGGTCTATTTCCGCTTCCGCGCCGCCACGTTCATGTTCTGGGTGATCTTCACCACGCTCCTGCTGCCGCTGGAGGTTCGGATCATGCCGACCTATGGCGTGATGTCCGATCTGGGGCTGCTCAACAGCTATACCGGGCTGATCGTGCCGCTTCTGGCCTCGGCCACGGGGACGTTCTATTTCCGCCAGTTCTTCAAATCCATCCCGGACGAATTGCTGGAGGCCGCGCGCATCGACGGGGCGGGGCCGATCCGCTTCTTCATCGACGTGATCGTGCCGCTGTCGCGCACCATGATCGCGGCGATCTTCATCATCATGTTCGTCTATGGCTGGAACCAGTACCTCTGGCCCATGCTGATGACGACGGATGAACGTTTCTTCACCCTGATGCGCGGCATCAAATCCATCCTTCAGGTCTGGGTCGGCAGCCAGATCCCCGACTACAACCAGGCCCTTGCCTTGGCCGTGCTGGCCATCCTGCCGCCCGTGGCGGTGGTGGTGATCTTCCAGCGCTGGTTCATCAAGGGCCTGACGGAAAGTGACAAGTGA
- a CDS encoding ABC transporter permease subunit produces MMARIGARLRKGSTAEPAKRVQFDHKTLPWMFLAPQLAVIVIFFYWPSVQAVQSSFYIEDPFGFGSAFVGLSNYVDALTSREYRRVASFTAVFTVLVTALSLVLGLLLAVKADAVIRGAATYKTLLISVYAIAPPVAGLVGMMFFDMHIGPFVRLAAFFGWDMRVGLDYFDTAFAMITVSVWKQIPYNFIFFLSGLQAVPMSIREAAAIDCRNGWTRFRTVVLPLLAPTAFFLLIIDITYALFDTFAVIDVMVKDKPANNPITLVYKVYNDGFRGNDIGGSSAQSVILMVVVFVLTIVQFRFLEKRIHYG; encoded by the coding sequence ATGATGGCGCGCATCGGCGCCCGCCTGCGCAAAGGCTCCACCGCCGAACCCGCCAAGCGTGTGCAGTTCGATCACAAGACCCTGCCTTGGATGTTCCTTGCGCCGCAGCTCGCGGTGATCGTGATCTTCTTCTACTGGCCGTCGGTGCAGGCGGTCCAATCCTCGTTCTACATCGAGGATCCGTTCGGCTTCGGCTCCGCCTTCGTCGGGCTATCCAACTATGTCGATGCGCTGACGAGCCGGGAATATCGGCGCGTCGCCTCGTTCACGGCGGTGTTCACGGTTCTGGTCACGGCGTTGTCGCTGGTGCTGGGGCTGTTGCTGGCGGTGAAGGCGGATGCAGTGATCCGCGGCGCGGCCACCTACAAGACGCTGCTGATTTCGGTCTATGCGATCGCGCCGCCGGTGGCGGGGCTGGTCGGGATGATGTTCTTCGACATGCATATCGGCCCCTTCGTGCGGCTGGCGGCCTTCTTCGGCTGGGACATGCGCGTGGGCCTCGATTATTTCGACACCGCCTTCGCCATGATCACCGTGTCGGTGTGGAAGCAGATCCCCTACAACTTCATCTTCTTCCTGTCGGGCCTTCAGGCCGTGCCCATGTCCATCCGCGAGGCCGCCGCGATCGACTGCCGCAACGGCTGGACGCGGTTCCGCACCGTGGTGCTGCCGCTTCTGGCCCCGACCGCGTTCTTCCTGCTCATCATCGACATCACCTATGCGCTCTTCGACACTTTCGCGGTGATCGACGTGATGGTGAAGGACAAGCCCGCCAACAACCCGATCACGCTGGTCTACAAGGTCTACAACGACGGGTTCCGGGGCAACGACATCGGCGGCTCCTCGGCGCAGTCGGTGATCCTGATGGTCGTCGTCTTCGTACTGACCATCGTCCAGTTCCGCTTCCTCGAGAAGCGCATCCATTACGGTTGA
- a CDS encoding extracellular solute-binding protein: MKLTSTIALLALGISPVAAAAQGVTDITWWHGMGGKNQEVINQISSQFNDSQDQCNLTPVSRGTYEEALSAGIAAFRSGEQPNILQVFDAGAATIINAPGAVIPAEDLIKQAGYDFDREAFIQGVRYFYADADGKFVGMPFNSSAPIMYINTEAFEAAGVEPPKTWEEFEDVAPALKEAGYIPMTASQLTWMMVENFFSRNNIQFATNNNGYDSIKGTEINVTDPQLVRMFEKLKEWQDEGYYAFYGAGWADNQTPFEQNKVAMWIGSSGSFGGLQQTAQMPFSAEFLPYWGDIEGAGTNTFIGGAALFAMSGKSEAENACTAAFFQYLTSPEVQKYWHEATGYVPVTTAAYDLAKSEGYYDEQPVAEVGIQQLMLDGGEWSRGYRLGFYPQIRSIMEREFNRIFSGETTVPDAFEAIKSEGDALLARFAQTAG, from the coding sequence ATGAAACTGACTTCGACGATCGCGCTTCTGGCGCTCGGCATCTCTCCGGTCGCTGCGGCGGCCCAAGGCGTCACCGACATCACGTGGTGGCACGGGATGGGCGGCAAGAACCAAGAGGTGATCAATCAGATCTCTTCGCAGTTCAACGACAGCCAGGATCAGTGCAACCTGACCCCGGTGTCGCGCGGCACCTACGAAGAGGCGCTGTCGGCCGGCATCGCCGCCTTCCGTTCGGGCGAACAGCCGAACATCCTTCAGGTGTTCGATGCGGGCGCGGCCACGATCATCAACGCCCCCGGCGCCGTCATCCCCGCCGAGGACCTGATCAAGCAGGCCGGCTACGACTTCGACCGCGAGGCCTTCATCCAAGGCGTGCGCTACTTCTACGCCGATGCGGACGGCAAGTTCGTGGGCATGCCCTTCAACTCCTCCGCGCCGATCATGTACATCAACACCGAAGCCTTCGAGGCCGCCGGTGTGGAGCCGCCCAAGACGTGGGAAGAGTTCGAGGACGTCGCCCCCGCCCTGAAAGAGGCCGGCTACATCCCGATGACCGCCAGCCAGCTGACATGGATGATGGTGGAGAACTTCTTCTCCCGCAACAACATCCAGTTCGCGACGAACAACAACGGTTACGACTCGATCAAGGGCACCGAGATCAACGTCACCGATCCCCAGCTGGTCCGCATGTTCGAGAAGCTGAAGGAATGGCAGGACGAAGGCTACTACGCCTTCTACGGCGCCGGCTGGGCCGACAACCAGACCCCGTTCGAACAGAACAAGGTGGCGATGTGGATCGGCTCCTCCGGCTCGTTCGGCGGGCTGCAACAGACCGCGCAGATGCCCTTCTCGGCCGAGTTCCTGCCCTATTGGGGCGATATCGAGGGTGCGGGCACCAACACCTTCATCGGCGGCGCGGCCCTCTTCGCCATGTCCGGCAAATCGGAAGCGGAGAATGCCTGCACCGCGGCCTTCTTCCAGTACCTCACCTCGCCCGAGGTGCAGAAATACTGGCACGAGGCGACGGGCTATGTCCCCGTGACCACGGCGGCCTACGATCTGGCCAAATCCGAAGGCTACTATGACGAACAGCCGGTCGCCGAAGTCGGGATCCAGCAGCTGATGCTGGACGGCGGCGAGTGGTCGCGCGGCTACCGCCTCGGTTTCTACCCGCAGATCCGGTCGATCATGGAGCGGGAGTTCAACCGCATCTTCTCCGGCGAGACGACGGTTCCGGACGCCTTCGAGGCGATCAAATCCGAGGGCGACGCCCTGCTGGCGCGCTTCGCCCAGACGGCCGGCTGA